One Halovivax ruber XH-70 genomic region harbors:
- the hemL gene encoding glutamate-1-semialdehyde 2,1-aminomutase: MKHDRSRTLYDRALSVMPGGVNSAVRAAIEPYPFFVRKGDGGHVIDADDNRYVDWVMGLGPLLLGHDMPEQVRAAIQRKASEGPMYGAPTEVEVDLAEFVTRHVPSVEKIRFVNSGTEATVSAVRLARGHTGRNKIVVMQGGYHGAQESTLVEGDAENPQPSSAGVPQSFAEHTLPVPFNDGEAMEAVFAEHGDDIAAVLTEPILGNYGIVHPQEGYHEFLREITREHGSLLIFDEVITGFRVGGLGCAQGRFDITPDLTTFGKVVGGGFPVGAVGGRAEIMEDLTPAGDVFQAGTFSGHPVTMAAGLETLRYAAEHDVYDHVDRLGEQLRGGLSDIVADQAPEYTVAGTGSMFKVIFTRDGAEPTCAADVKRAETDRWRRIFWEAMLEEKVFLSQNQFECQFVSAAHTEDDVERTLEAYKEAL, encoded by the coding sequence ATGAAACACGACCGGTCACGCACGCTGTACGATCGGGCGCTGTCGGTGATGCCGGGCGGTGTCAACTCCGCCGTCCGGGCGGCGATCGAGCCCTACCCGTTCTTCGTCCGCAAGGGCGACGGGGGTCACGTCATCGACGCGGACGACAACCGCTACGTCGACTGGGTGATGGGCCTCGGCCCGTTGCTCCTGGGCCACGACATGCCGGAACAGGTACGCGCAGCGATTCAGCGCAAAGCGAGTGAAGGGCCCATGTACGGCGCGCCGACCGAGGTCGAGGTCGACCTCGCCGAGTTCGTCACGCGCCACGTCCCGAGCGTCGAGAAGATCCGATTCGTCAACTCCGGCACCGAAGCGACGGTCTCGGCAGTCCGCCTGGCCCGCGGCCATACCGGGCGGAACAAAATCGTCGTGATGCAGGGTGGCTACCACGGCGCCCAGGAGTCGACACTCGTCGAGGGCGACGCCGAGAACCCACAGCCTTCCTCCGCCGGCGTCCCGCAGTCGTTCGCCGAACACACCCTGCCGGTCCCCTTCAACGACGGGGAAGCGATGGAGGCGGTCTTCGCCGAACACGGCGACGACATCGCCGCGGTCCTCACCGAACCCATCCTCGGCAACTACGGCATCGTCCACCCGCAAGAGGGGTATCACGAGTTCCTCCGCGAGATCACCCGAGAGCACGGGTCGCTCCTGATCTTCGACGAGGTCATCACCGGCTTCCGCGTCGGCGGCCTCGGCTGCGCGCAAGGGCGGTTCGATATCACGCCCGACCTCACCACCTTCGGCAAGGTCGTCGGCGGCGGGTTCCCCGTCGGCGCCGTCGGCGGGCGCGCCGAGATCATGGAAGACCTCACGCCCGCGGGCGACGTCTTCCAGGCCGGCACCTTCTCCGGCCATCCCGTCACGATGGCCGCCGGACTCGAAACCCTTCGATACGCCGCCGAGCACGACGTCTACGACCACGTCGATCGCCTCGGCGAGCAACTTCGCGGCGGGCTCTCCGATATCGTCGCCGACCAGGCACCCGAGTACACCGTCGCCGGCACCGGGAGTATGTTCAAGGTCATCTTCACGCGCGACGGGGCAGAACCCACCTGCGCCGCGGACGTCAAACGCGCAGAAACCGACCGCTGGCGGCGCATCTTCTGGGAAGCGATGCTCGAAGAGAAGGTATTCCTCTCGCAGAACCAGTTCGAGTGCCAGTTCGTCAGCGCTGCCCACACCGAAGACGACGTCGAACGAACGCTCGAAGCGTACAAGGAAGCGCTCTGA
- a CDS encoding uracil-xanthine permease family protein, with translation MTENTDEVAKTDGGDVTREEASFVEYGIEDKPPLGESIFLGMQHYLTMVGASVAVPLILAAEMGMGPGPTARLVGTFFVVSGISTLAQTTVGNRYPIVQGGTFALLAPAVAIIAAHGGPWEVTILQLQGAVIAAALVQVFLGYSGLLGRLTKYLSPVVLAPVIVLIGLSLVNAPDVTRTDQNWWLLGLTLFLIILFSQYLDKYSRYAKLFPVLLGVAGAWIFAGALTVLGVFTEATHVSGANDSSLGYIDFSQIADATLVQPIVPFQWGMPEFTAAFAIGMLAGIFASILESIGDYYAVARIAGVGAPSQKRINHGIGLEGLSNIFAGIMGTGNGSTSYGENIGAIGITGVASRYVVQIGAIVMLIVGFFGPFGALITTIPSPIVGALYIAMFGQIAAVGLSNLRFVDLDASRNVFIVGIALFVGLALPNYFGGFDSASTFQETAETAAIVGPIFAQQVVSNTIYVVGSTTMAVGGLIAFILDNTIEGTREERGLTEWTQLAEDESEFQTVFDRLRSSDDSTVADTAD, from the coding sequence ATGACAGAAAACACAGACGAAGTCGCGAAGACGGACGGCGGCGACGTCACACGCGAGGAGGCGTCGTTCGTCGAGTACGGCATCGAGGACAAACCGCCACTCGGCGAGTCGATCTTCCTCGGGATGCAACACTACCTGACGATGGTCGGCGCGTCGGTCGCCGTCCCGCTCATTCTGGCCGCAGAGATGGGAATGGGACCCGGCCCGACGGCTCGACTTGTGGGAACGTTCTTCGTCGTGTCCGGAATCTCGACGCTGGCGCAGACGACCGTCGGCAACCGGTATCCGATCGTCCAGGGTGGGACGTTTGCACTCCTAGCGCCGGCGGTCGCGATAATCGCGGCGCACGGTGGCCCGTGGGAAGTGACGATACTACAGTTACAGGGAGCGGTAATCGCAGCCGCACTCGTGCAGGTGTTCCTCGGTTACTCGGGCCTGCTCGGGCGCCTAACGAAGTACCTCTCGCCGGTCGTCCTCGCGCCGGTGATCGTCCTGATCGGGCTATCGCTGGTGAATGCCCCCGATGTCACGCGGACCGACCAGAACTGGTGGCTGCTCGGACTCACGCTGTTCCTCATCATCCTCTTCTCACAGTATCTGGACAAGTACAGTCGGTACGCGAAGCTGTTCCCCGTCCTTCTCGGTGTCGCCGGCGCCTGGATCTTCGCCGGCGCTCTGACCGTTCTGGGCGTCTTCACCGAGGCGACGCACGTCTCCGGGGCGAACGACAGTAGCCTCGGATACATCGACTTCTCGCAGATCGCCGACGCGACGCTCGTCCAGCCCATCGTCCCGTTCCAGTGGGGCATGCCCGAGTTTACCGCAGCGTTCGCGATCGGGATGCTCGCGGGGATCTTCGCCTCGATACTGGAGAGTATCGGCGACTACTACGCCGTCGCCCGGATTGCCGGTGTCGGCGCACCGAGCCAGAAGCGGATCAACCACGGAATCGGGCTGGAGGGACTCAGCAACATTTTCGCCGGTATCATGGGTACCGGGAACGGTTCGACCTCCTACGGGGAGAATATCGGCGCGATCGGAATCACCGGCGTCGCTTCCCGGTACGTAGTCCAGATCGGTGCCATCGTCATGCTGATCGTCGGGTTCTTCGGGCCGTTCGGCGCGCTGATCACGACGATCCCCAGTCCGATCGTCGGCGCGCTCTACATCGCCATGTTTGGCCAGATCGCTGCGGTCGGGCTATCGAACCTGCGGTTCGTCGACTTAGACGCATCGCGGAACGTGTTCATCGTCGGGATCGCACTATTCGTCGGACTGGCGCTGCCGAACTACTTCGGCGGGTTCGATAGCGCAAGCACCTTCCAGGAGACCGCCGAGACCGCCGCGATCGTCGGACCGATCTTCGCACAACAAGTCGTCTCCAACACGATCTACGTCGTCGGATCGACGACGATGGCCGTCGGCGGCCTGATTGCGTTCATCCTCGACAACACCATCGAGGGAACTCGTGAGGAGCGGGGGCTCACCGAGTGGACACAACTCGCCGAGGACGAGTCCGAGTTCCAGACAGTGTTCGACCGCCTCCGTTCTTCCGACGACTCCACGGTAGCCGACACGGCCGACTGA
- the hemC gene encoding hydroxymethylbilane synthase, which translates to MKSRGTLRLATRGSLLARRQAGMVGERLEERRYDVDLVTVETTGDQLADELIHRLGKTGAFVRELDERVLDGDCDAAIHSLKDVPTEQPDELVTAAVPERGPAEDVLLTPEGTTLDDLPRGATVGTSSLRRRALLLDQRPDLTVEPLRGNVDTRIEKLLAPTLQAEHEARTEADKERKGHAGDEDFEPEYDRTVEEWFDDRSELEKGALGREVETEYDAIVLARAGLERSGLAHAVDFEPLSLTTFVPSPGQGALCVTATDGETAREIQSAIDHPRSRVEVTVERTILATLGGGCIAPLGIHAVVQGEYVHTAVAVYDRDGETSVKATRDLPIETHATAAREFADELADRGAAELIEESRKELEDDGEPAPEDQPEGK; encoded by the coding sequence ATGAAATCACGGGGGACACTTCGGCTGGCGACGCGCGGGTCGCTGCTCGCCAGACGACAGGCAGGGATGGTCGGCGAGCGACTCGAAGAACGGCGCTACGACGTCGACCTCGTCACGGTCGAGACGACCGGCGATCAGCTCGCCGACGAATTGATCCACCGGCTGGGCAAGACCGGCGCGTTCGTCCGCGAACTCGACGAACGGGTGCTCGACGGCGACTGCGACGCGGCCATCCACTCGCTGAAGGACGTCCCCACGGAGCAGCCCGACGAACTGGTCACCGCAGCGGTCCCCGAACGCGGGCCCGCCGAAGACGTCCTCCTCACCCCCGAGGGGACCACGCTCGACGACCTCCCGCGAGGCGCCACCGTCGGCACCTCCAGTCTGCGCCGGCGCGCGCTCCTGCTCGACCAGCGGCCCGACCTCACCGTCGAACCCCTCCGTGGCAACGTCGACACGCGCATCGAGAAGCTCCTCGCCCCCACGTTGCAGGCCGAACACGAGGCGCGAACAGAGGCCGACAAGGAGCGCAAGGGCCACGCCGGCGACGAGGACTTCGAACCCGAATACGATCGAACCGTCGAAGAGTGGTTCGACGACCGGTCGGAACTCGAGAAGGGCGCGCTCGGCCGCGAGGTCGAAACCGAGTACGACGCTATCGTCCTCGCCAGAGCTGGCCTCGAACGCAGCGGCCTCGCCCACGCGGTCGACTTCGAGCCCCTGTCGCTCACGACGTTCGTGCCCTCGCCCGGCCAGGGCGCCCTCTGTGTGACGGCGACCGACGGCGAGACCGCTCGCGAGATTCAGTCGGCGATCGATCATCCCCGAAGTCGGGTCGAGGTGACCGTCGAACGGACGATCCTCGCAACCCTCGGCGGCGGCTGCATCGCCCCGCTGGGCATCCACGCCGTCGTCCAGGGCGAGTACGTCCACACCGCCGTCGCCGTCTACGATCGCGACGGCGAGACGTCCGTGAAAGCGACGCGTGACCTCCCGATCGAGACGCACGCGACCGCCGCCCGCGAGTTCGCCGACGAACTCGCCGACCGCGGCGCCGCCGAGCTGATCGAGGAGTCCAGAAAGGAACTCGAGGACGACGGCGAGCCGGCGCCCGAAGACCAGCCAGAGGGCAAGTGA
- a CDS encoding NifU family protein: MSTETQDGDDLEERVANFLRRNFPQIQMHGGSAAVQNIDRESGEVSIALGGACSGCGISPMTIQAIKSRMVKEIPEITQVNASTGMDGGGGMGDGGMSPSFPGETVDDEEGDDEGPQAPF; this comes from the coding sequence ATGAGCACGGAGACTCAGGACGGAGACGACCTGGAAGAGCGCGTCGCCAACTTCCTGCGGCGTAACTTCCCGCAGATCCAGATGCACGGGGGAAGTGCGGCAGTGCAGAACATCGACCGCGAGTCCGGAGAGGTCTCGATCGCGCTCGGCGGTGCCTGCAGCGGCTGTGGGATCTCGCCGATGACGATCCAGGCGATCAAGAGCCGGATGGTCAAGGAGATTCCCGAGATCACGCAGGTCAACGCCAGTACCGGCATGGACGGCGGTGGCGGCATGGGTGACGGCGGAATGAGTCCGTCGTTCCCCGGCGAAACCGTCGACGACGAAGAAGGCGACGACGAAGGGCCGCAGGCACCGTTCTAA
- a CDS encoding DUF5783 family protein, with product MADFDPELFEDKYANYFPELQQAYKNAFTRMNDRYDSQLVHGIDQQVLNESEPFYEGDGEFRIELPDDPYDRLQGVVVPKEKFEDVLAVHVEEIETELQRVFGFA from the coding sequence ATGGCCGACTTCGATCCGGAACTGTTCGAGGACAAGTACGCGAACTACTTCCCAGAACTCCAGCAGGCGTACAAGAACGCGTTCACCCGGATGAACGACCGCTACGACTCGCAACTGGTCCACGGGATCGACCAGCAGGTCCTGAACGAGAGCGAACCGTTCTACGAGGGCGACGGCGAATTCCGTATCGAATTACCGGACGATCCGTACGATCGGCTCCAGGGCGTCGTCGTTCCGAAAGAAAAGTTCGAGGACGTACTCGCGGTTCACGTCGAGGAGATCGAAACGGAGCTCCAGCGAGTGTTCGGGTTCGCCTGA
- a CDS encoding ketopantoate reductase family protein, whose product MDIVVFGAGSLGSLVGGLLAREHDVTLVGRNPHVDRIERNGLRIDGELDAHVFPTATTDGTGLDADLAVVTVKAFDTDAAARTLATGSLDAALSLQNGMGNEATLATHLDCPVFAGTITYGAMFVEPGRVECTGIGELALGPRDGGSSPLADRIGTAFGAAAIETTVAMDMPRRLWRKLAVNTAINPVTALARVENGAILDPPTADLAAAAARETAQVARADGVELTDTEATGAVESVATATAANRSSMLQDVESDARTEVDAISGYVVDRGEELGVDTPTNRTLATTIRTWERGQDLR is encoded by the coding sequence ATGGACATCGTCGTGTTCGGCGCAGGCAGTCTCGGCAGTCTCGTCGGGGGACTGCTCGCGCGTGAGCACGACGTCACGCTCGTCGGCCGAAATCCACACGTCGATCGAATCGAGCGCAACGGCCTCAGGATCGATGGCGAACTCGATGCCCACGTCTTCCCGACGGCGACGACCGATGGGACCGGCCTCGACGCCGATCTCGCCGTCGTGACGGTCAAAGCGTTCGACACGGACGCAGCGGCCCGGACGCTCGCAACCGGCTCGCTCGACGCCGCACTCTCTCTGCAGAACGGGATGGGAAACGAGGCGACGCTCGCAACTCACCTGGACTGCCCCGTCTTCGCCGGCACGATCACGTACGGGGCCATGTTCGTCGAGCCTGGCCGCGTCGAGTGCACGGGTATCGGCGAACTCGCACTGGGACCGCGCGACGGTGGGTCCAGTCCGCTCGCCGATCGAATCGGGACGGCGTTCGGTGCAGCCGCCATCGAGACGACCGTCGCGATGGACATGCCGCGGCGACTGTGGCGAAAACTCGCCGTCAATACCGCGATCAACCCCGTCACGGCACTCGCCCGCGTCGAGAACGGCGCGATCCTCGACCCACCAACTGCCGATCTCGCCGCGGCCGCTGCCCGCGAAACCGCGCAGGTAGCCCGCGCTGATGGCGTCGAGCTAACCGACACCGAGGCGACTGGTGCCGTCGAATCGGTCGCGACGGCGACTGCGGCCAACCGCTCGTCGATGCTGCAGGACGTCGAGTCCGACGCTCGGACCGAGGTCGACGCGATCTCCGGCTACGTGGTCGATCGAGGCGAGGAACTGGGAGTCGACACCCCGACGAATCGGACGCTCGCCACCACGATTCGAACCTGGGAGCGCGGTCAGGACCTTCGGTAA
- a CDS encoding DUF7130 family rubredoxin-like protein: protein MEDTGDVTTAGNDAVEDAPKIALGQTISDERGTVLGTVRGVDDDGFYVTTREGIDSLSVEHVRSGQAFGEAELMWRCTNCGEMGELSDGLPGTCPNCGTEKEDLMYWTED, encoded by the coding sequence ATGGAGGATACAGGTGACGTCACGACGGCGGGGAACGATGCGGTCGAAGACGCGCCAAAGATCGCGCTCGGGCAGACGATATCCGACGAGCGGGGGACCGTCCTCGGGACCGTCCGCGGCGTCGACGACGACGGGTTCTACGTGACGACGCGGGAGGGGATCGACTCGCTGTCGGTCGAGCACGTCCGCTCCGGGCAAGCGTTTGGCGAGGCTGAACTCATGTGGCGCTGTACGAACTGCGGCGAGATGGGTGAGTTGAGCGATGGCCTTCCGGGAACCTGTCCCAACTGTGGCACCGAGAAGGAAGACCTGATGTACTGGACCGAGGACTGA
- a CDS encoding DHHA1 domain-containing protein, with product MAGPVPELEDRAAACAERLHEADRVLLASHIDADGLTSAAVASSALERASVPFEVVFEKQLDEDAIARIARTDYETVWFTDFGSGQLDIITDYAADGGFTPVIADHHQPADADTEFHCNPLLEGLDGASELSGAGTAYLLARELAGYGPTESAGANERKSGPNPPTDPTMTDGGTVATTTRADNRDLAALAVVGAVGDMQASGGELHGANAEIVADGVEAGVLEPTTDLALYGTQTRPLPKLLEYATDVRIPGISNDQRGAMRFLDGLDLELRDDAGEWRRWGYLTADEQQTVASALVKHAISRGVPAGKIDGLVGTSYQLTAETTGTELRDASEFSTLLNATARYDRADVGLAVCLGDRGGALERARELLRSHRRNLSEGIDLVTTEGVTNEGHVQWFHAGDRIRETIVGIVAGMALGNEGIDRDRPIFAFAEKSDEPDAVKVSGRGTHTLVRQGLDLSVVLGEAARHVGGDGGGHDVAAGATVPAGREPDFLQRADELVGEQLGQ from the coding sequence ATGGCAGGACCGGTCCCTGAGCTCGAAGATCGCGCGGCCGCGTGCGCGGAGCGACTCCACGAGGCCGACCGCGTCCTGCTCGCATCGCACATCGACGCCGACGGCCTCACCAGCGCCGCGGTCGCTTCGAGTGCGCTCGAACGTGCGAGCGTGCCGTTCGAAGTCGTCTTCGAGAAGCAACTCGACGAGGACGCGATCGCACGCATCGCCCGGACCGACTACGAGACGGTCTGGTTCACCGACTTCGGCAGCGGGCAGTTAGACATCATCACCGACTACGCCGCCGACGGCGGATTCACGCCCGTGATCGCGGACCACCACCAGCCCGCCGACGCCGACACCGAGTTCCACTGTAACCCGCTCCTCGAAGGACTCGACGGCGCGAGCGAGTTGTCGGGAGCCGGCACGGCGTACCTCCTCGCCCGCGAACTGGCCGGCTACGGCCCGACCGAATCGGCTGGGGCGAACGAGCGCAAATCGGGGCCGAACCCACCCACCGACCCCACGATGACGGACGGTGGCACCGTCGCGACCACGACACGGGCGGACAACCGCGACCTGGCCGCCCTCGCCGTCGTCGGTGCCGTCGGCGACATGCAGGCCTCCGGTGGCGAACTCCACGGCGCGAACGCCGAGATCGTGGCCGACGGCGTCGAAGCCGGGGTCCTGGAACCGACGACGGACCTCGCCCTCTACGGCACGCAGACGCGGCCGCTCCCGAAGTTACTCGAGTACGCGACCGACGTGCGCATTCCCGGCATCTCGAACGATCAGCGCGGAGCCATGCGCTTTCTCGACGGACTCGACCTCGAACTGCGAGACGATGCGGGCGAGTGGCGCCGGTGGGGCTATCTCACTGCTGACGAACAGCAGACTGTCGCCAGCGCACTCGTCAAACACGCTATCTCCCGCGGCGTCCCCGCCGGCAAGATCGATGGCCTCGTCGGGACGAGTTACCAGCTCACGGCCGAAACGACGGGAACGGAGCTTCGCGACGCCAGCGAGTTCTCGACGCTCCTCAACGCGACCGCGCGGTACGACCGCGCCGACGTCGGGCTCGCCGTCTGTCTCGGCGACCGCGGCGGTGCGCTCGAACGCGCCCGCGAGTTACTCCGTTCACACCGCCGAAACCTCTCGGAGGGAATCGACCTCGTGACCACGGAGGGCGTCACCAACGAAGGGCACGTCCAGTGGTTCCACGCCGGTGACCGCATCCGGGAGACGATCGTCGGCATCGTCGCCGGCATGGCGCTCGGGAACGAGGGCATCGATCGCGATCGACCGATCTTCGCGTTCGCCGAGAAGAGCGACGAACCCGACGCCGTCAAGGTCTCCGGTCGCGGCACCCACACACTCGTCCGCCAGGGTCTGGATCTCTCCGTCGTCCTCGGCGAGGCCGCCCGCCACGTGGGTGGCGACGGCGGTGGACACGACGTCGCGGCCGGCGCAACCGTCCCAGCGGGACGCGAACCCGACTTTCTCCAGCGAGCCGACGAGCTCGTCGGCGAACAACTCGGCCAGTAA
- the hemB gene encoding porphobilinogen synthase, which translates to MDLTQRPRRLRSDPVRDLVGETSLSPSDLIAPIFVDATTDERVPIESMPGHERVPVDESVARVEEVLATGVEAVMVFGIPRSKDPTGTRAWAEDGVVQAAIRRITAETDATVFTDVCLCEYTDHGHCGPLEDGLEAAHAAEGEGDSDGEADADGTSGPGIPHGHREPTLTVDNDAAIEKLAQVAVSHAEAGAHVVAPSASMDGMVGAIREGLDREGFESVPIMSYAAKYRSAFYGPFRDAADGAPSFGDRRHYQMDPGNAREARREVALDVEEGADVLMVKPALPYLDVIADVRREFDHPVAAYNVSGEYAMLHAAAENGWLDLEETAFESLLSIKRAGADLILTYFAEDVADGLSEKRPQA; encoded by the coding sequence ATGGACCTCACGCAGCGCCCCCGCCGGCTCCGGAGCGATCCCGTCCGGGATCTCGTCGGCGAGACGAGCCTCTCGCCGTCGGACCTGATCGCCCCGATCTTCGTCGACGCGACGACGGACGAGCGCGTCCCCATCGAGTCGATGCCGGGTCACGAACGCGTCCCCGTCGACGAGAGTGTCGCCCGCGTCGAGGAGGTGCTCGCGACCGGCGTCGAGGCCGTCATGGTCTTCGGTATCCCGCGCTCGAAGGACCCAACCGGGACCCGCGCCTGGGCCGAGGACGGCGTGGTTCAGGCGGCGATCCGCCGCATCACCGCCGAAACCGACGCGACCGTCTTCACGGACGTCTGTCTCTGCGAGTACACCGATCACGGCCACTGTGGCCCGCTGGAGGACGGACTGGAGGCGGCACACGCGGCCGAGGGGGAGGGAGACAGCGACGGGGAGGCGGACGCCGACGGTACGTCCGGCCCGGGTATCCCACACGGGCATCGCGAACCCACGCTCACCGTCGACAACGACGCCGCCATCGAGAAACTCGCGCAGGTCGCCGTTTCGCACGCCGAGGCGGGCGCCCACGTCGTCGCTCCCAGCGCGTCGATGGACGGGATGGTCGGTGCGATTCGCGAGGGGCTCGACCGAGAGGGCTTCGAGTCGGTACCGATCATGTCCTACGCGGCGAAGTACCGGAGCGCATTCTACGGCCCGTTCCGCGACGCCGCGGACGGCGCGCCGTCCTTCGGTGATCGGCGTCACTACCAGATGGATCCCGGGAACGCCCGCGAAGCTCGCCGTGAGGTCGCGCTGGACGTCGAAGAAGGTGCGGACGTGCTCATGGTCAAGCCTGCCCTCCCGTACCTCGACGTGATCGCCGACGTTCGCCGCGAGTTCGACCACCCCGTCGCGGCGTACAACGTCTCCGGCGAGTACGCTATGCTCCACGCCGCCGCGGAGAACGGCTGGCTCGATCTCGAAGAAACGGCGTTCGAGTCGCTCCTCTCGATCAAACGCGCCGGCGCGGATCTGATTCTGACCTACTTCGCCGAAGACGTCGCAGACGGACTATCTGAGAAGCGCCCCCAGGCCTAA
- a CDS encoding fluoride efflux transporter FluC — protein sequence MIEALLAPDLSPAHLVGIGAAVGALLRHWIYTEIAGDEFPWPTLIVNALGSFALGLLAFGGVGPATMQLLGVGLCGAFTTFSTFSVETVGLWERGERRAATTNAVGTLVCSLAGLGVAGWLVG from the coding sequence GTGATCGAGGCCCTCCTCGCGCCCGATCTCTCGCCCGCCCACCTCGTGGGGATCGGCGCGGCGGTCGGCGCCCTCCTCCGCCACTGGATCTATACCGAGATCGCCGGGGACGAGTTCCCCTGGCCGACGCTGATCGTCAACGCCCTCGGGAGCTTCGCGCTCGGCCTCCTGGCGTTTGGCGGGGTGGGACCCGCGACGATGCAGCTCCTCGGCGTCGGACTTTGCGGGGCGTTCACCACCTTCTCGACGTTCTCTGTCGAAACGGTGGGGCTGTGGGAGCGCGGCGAGCGGCGGGCGGCGACGACGAACGCCGTCGGCACCCTCGTCTGCTCGCTGGCCGGGCTGGGCGTGGCCGGTTGGCTCGTCGGATGA
- a CDS encoding uroporphyrinogen-III synthase produces the protein MAPDTASAQRSAGDRPRIAAFRPADERLDRAADTLRGLGAEPVTDPMLAVEPTGEAPRSGADYVVLTSKTGVELAADAGWEPGAATVCAIGPATADALDEAGYQVDVVPEEYTSNGLVETLTAESDIDAASVEIARSDHGSQVLIDGLADAGATVHETVLYRLVRPAASGESAELAAAGELDAVCFTSSLTVEHFLAAADEREVGAAVHDALDEVVVGVIGAPTAETARDRGIDVDVVASEATFETLARETVARLDERTTR, from the coding sequence ATGGCACCGGACACGGCATCGGCCCAACGATCGGCGGGCGACCGCCCACGTATCGCCGCCTTCAGACCGGCCGACGAGCGACTCGACCGCGCGGCCGACACGCTCCGCGGCCTCGGCGCCGAACCCGTCACCGACCCGATGCTGGCCGTCGAGCCGACCGGTGAGGCACCCCGGTCGGGCGCCGACTACGTCGTCCTGACGAGCAAGACCGGTGTCGAACTCGCCGCTGACGCCGGCTGGGAGCCCGGCGCCGCTACCGTCTGTGCCATCGGCCCGGCGACCGCCGACGCGCTGGACGAGGCCGGCTATCAGGTCGACGTCGTCCCCGAAGAGTACACCTCGAACGGACTCGTCGAGACACTCACCGCCGAATCCGACATCGACGCGGCATCCGTCGAGATTGCCCGGAGCGATCACGGGAGTCAAGTGCTCATAGACGGCCTGGCGGACGCGGGTGCGACAGTCCACGAAACCGTCCTGTATCGACTCGTCCGACCCGCAGCAAGCGGTGAGTCAGCCGAACTGGCCGCAGCCGGCGAGCTCGACGCCGTCTGCTTCACCTCGTCGCTCACCGTCGAACACTTCCTCGCCGCTGCCGACGAACGCGAGGTCGGCGCGGCCGTGCACGACGCCCTGGACGAGGTCGTCGTCGGCGTCATCGGCGCGCCGACGGCCGAGACCGCTCGTGACCGCGGAATCGACGTCGACGTCGTCGCAAGCGAGGCCACGTTCGAGACGCTCGCACGCGAGACGGTGGCCCGACTCGACGAGCGAACCACGCGATAG